One genomic segment of Sphaerodactylus townsendi isolate TG3544 linkage group LG07, MPM_Stown_v2.3, whole genome shotgun sequence includes these proteins:
- the TOMM5 gene encoding mitochondrial import receptor subunit TOM5 homolog, producing the protein MFRLEGLGPKLDPEELKRKMREDVLSSVRNFLIYVAVLRVTPYILKKLDSI; encoded by the exons ATGTTCCGCCTCGAGGGACTGGGGCCCAAGCTGGACCCGGAGGAGCTGAAGCGGAAAATGCGGGAGGACGTTCTTTCCTCTGTCCGCAACTTTCTCATCTACGTGGCGGTGCTGCGCGTCA CTCCCTACATATTAAAGAAGCTGGACAGCATATGA